One region of Armigeres subalbatus isolate Guangzhou_Male chromosome 3, GZ_Asu_2, whole genome shotgun sequence genomic DNA includes:
- the LOC134223152 gene encoding uncharacterized protein LOC134223152 codes for MPTFNESVFGWVVCGGQTKPTESLRVNCSTATTATLEKLIARFWASEEVGTSKILSTEEQRYEDVVSRIGESRDIAYRRFLGTKGRLDSDADLRKQYHQFMAEYIQVEYITKVKDTTESEKRCFLPHYPVIKEASTTTKVCVVFDASCKTSSGVSLNDALLVGPIVQEDLRSIMLRSRMKQIMLVADVEKMFRQIFIYPEDRHLQCILWRFDTGAAIDVYQLNTVTYGTKPAPFLATRTFNQLATEEKLQYPLAARAVTEDTYMDDVITGADTIQAASEVRKQLEEMTSKGGFRLRKWASNKLEVLEGVAEDNLAIRLSEGINLDPDPTVKTLGLTWMPNTDQLRFQFDVPACPITSQLSKRQVLSVIASLFDPLGLIGAVITTAKAIMQLLWKIKDTNNQALDWDQPLPSTVGELWRSYYDQLPILNELRIDRCVVVSRAVVVEIHCFCDASTKAFGGCVYIRSEDHEGEVKVRLLSSKSKVAPLKTQSIPRLELCGALLTAQLYEKVRESIKIPVRAFFWSDSTCVLRWIQASPNLWNTFVANRVAKIQSIANPSQWQHVAGKDNPADLISRGINPKDIVENTFWWEGPEWLKQEREGWSCSSAELTSEQVDQERRREMVSCSVSVEAEFNEWYLGKFSSYSDLIRRTAYWLRLMELLRTDVQNRVAARSPLSTRELAAAELTLVRRVQRETFGGEWKALAKGEEVSRRSPLRWYHPYISDDNVIRVGGRLGHSVETHDAKHPLVLPARHQFTRMVLQHFHLKLLHAGPQLLLGAVRLRFWPLGGRNMARYIVHQCMKCFRCKPPPIQQFMGELPAPRVTVSRPFSQTGVDFWSTLHQTSTS; via the exons ATGCCGACATTCAATGAATCGGTCTTTGGATGGGTGGTGTGCGGAGGTCAAACAAAACCCACGGAGAGCCTACGTGTTAACTGTAGCACGGCAACTACAGCAACTTTGGAAAAGTTGATTGCACGGTTTTGGGCTAGTGAAGAAGTTGGTACTTCGAAGATTCTTTCCACCGAGGAGCAACGGT ATGAGGACGTCGTTTCGAGGATTGGTGAGTCGCGGGACATCGCCTACCGGCGTTTTCTAGGCACGAAGGGCAGATTAGACAGCGATGCTGATTTACGGAAACAGTATCATCAGTTTATGGCAGAGTACATACAGGTGGAATACATAACAAAAGTAAAGGATACAACAGAGTCCGAGAAACGTTGTTTTCTACCACATTATCCCGTCATCAAAGAAGCTAGCACCACCACGAAGGTTTGTGTGGTCTTTGATGCGTCGTGCAAAACGTCGTCAGGTGTATCGCTGAACGATGCTTTGCTGGTGGGTCCAATCGTCCAAGAAGACCTTCGATCGATCATGCTTCGAAGTCGCATGAAGCAAATAATGCTGGTGGCTGACGTGGAAAAGATGTTTCGGCAAATCTTCATTTATCCGGAGGATCGACATCTTCAATGTATACTTTGGCGTTTCGACACCGGTGCGGCTATTGATGTGTATCAGCTGAATACTGTCACCTACGGGACAAAACCTGCGCCTTTTCTAGCGACACGCACTTTCAATCAGCTGGCAACTGAAGAGAAGCTACAGTACCCGCTGGCTGCTAGAGCAGTTACAGAAGATACGTACATGGATGACGTTATCACAGGAGCGGATACGATTCAAGCAGCAAGCGAAGTTCGGAAGCAGTTGGAGGAAATGACCTCTAAGGGAGGATTTCGGCTGAGGAAATGGGCTTCCAACAAACTGGAGGTACTGGAGGGAGTTGCCGAGGACAATTTGGCAATTCGTCTGTCAGAAGGAATTAACCTGGACCCTGATCCGACTGTCAAAACACTCGGACTGACATGGATGCCGAATACCGATCAACTGCGATTCCAATTCGACGTTCCAGCATGTCCCATCACCTCACAACTGTCAAAACGGCAAGTGCTGTCGGTGATTGCGTCGCTATTCGACCCACTGGGACTCATAGGTGCAGTTATTACCACGGCCAAGGCAATAATGCAGCTATTGTGGAAGATCAAGGATACCAACAATCAGGCATTGGATTGGGACCAGCCGTTACCTTCGACGGTGGGTGAGTTGTGGAGATCCTATTATGACCAACTTCCCATATTGAACGAACTCCGTATCGATCGCTGTGTGGTGGTTTCCAGAGCGGTAGTAGTCGAAATCCATTGCTTCTGCGATGCTTCGACCAAAGCATTTGGCGGCTGCGTGTACATCAGGAGTGAAGACCATGAAGGAGAAGTGAAAGTCCGGTTGTTGTCTTCGAAATCAAAGGTGGCACCGTTGAAGACACAGTCCATCCCAAGGCTGGAGCTTTGTGGAGCATTGTTAACAGCACAACTGTACGAGAAGGTTCGGGAATCAATCAAAATACCAGTTCGAGCGTttttctggtccgattccacctGTGTATTGCGTTGGATCCAAGCATCACCGAATTTGTGGAATACGTTCGTGGCAAATCGTGTTGCGAAAATTCAATCTATAGCTAATCCGTCACAGTGGCAGCATGTTGCAGGCAAGGATAATCCGGCGGACTTGATTTCTAGAGGTATCAATCCAAAAGATATTGTAGAGAATACTTTCTGGTGGGAGGGACCGGAATGGCTGAAACAAGAGCGGGAAGGCTGGTCATGTTCATCAGCGGAGTTGACTTCGGAACAAGTGGATCAAGAGCGGCGACGAGAAATGGTATCCTGTTCGGTTTCGGTGGAAGCAGAGTTCAACGAATGGTATTTGGGGAAATTTTCGTCCTATTCGGACCTCATTCGCCGAACTGCGTATTGGTTGCGGTTAATGGAGCTACTTAGAACAGACGTGCAGAACCGTGTTGCAGCAAGAAGTCCTTTGTCTACCAGAGAGCTGGCCGCGGCAGAGCTGACCCTAGTTCGGCGAGTGCAGAGAGAAACCTTTGGAGGAGAGTGGAAAGCACTTGCTAAGGGAGAAGAAGTGTCTAGGCGATCCCCACTTCGCTGGTACCACCCGTACATCTCGGATGACAACGTGATTCGTGTCGGCGGCCGCCTTGGGCATTCAGTGGAGACCCATGATGCAAAACATCCGCTGGTCCTACCAGCACGTCATCAATTCACACGGATGGTTCTTCAGCATTTCCATTTGAAGCTTCTGCATGCTGGTCCTCAGCTGTTACTTGGTGCGGTTAGGCTCCGGTTTTGGCCTTTGGGAGGTCGAAATATGGCACGTTACATTGTGCATCAATGCATGAAGTGTTTCCGATGTAAACCTCCACCAATTCAGCAGTTCATGGGAGAGCTGCCAGCACCACGAGTCACAGTATCACGACCATTTTCGCAAACCGGTGTGGACTTTTGGTCCACTCTACATCAGACCAGCACCTCGTAA
- the LOC134223151 gene encoding uncharacterized protein LOC134223151, with product MPPKDKKPPALKLFMVQLKNIQTALDDIFRFVQNYQPTCTVSAINIRLQRIDELWGRYEETLNDIQAHDDFEDEEGEFDAARLGYSDKFYECKAFLMDKVKELAGADDVDSSMRGNETLPHGHGTLDHVRLPQIKLQTFNGDIDEWISFRDLYTSLIHRKTDLPEVEKFHYLKGCLQGEPKNLIDPLKITKANYLVAWDLLIKRYDNSKLLKKRQVQALFNLPTLSKESVVNLHSLKDWFERVVQHLDQVVKPEEYKDLLLVNLLTTRLDPETRRGWEEHSSTKEQDTLADLTYFMRRRIRILESLSPKTSDSNRSHQSQQP from the coding sequence ATGCCTCCCAAGGATAAGAAGCCGCCAGCGCTGAAGCTGTTTATGGTCCAGCTCAAGAACATCCAGACGGCTTTGGACGACATCTTCAGATTCGTACAGAACTACCAGCCGACCTGTACTGTTAGCGCGATCAACATTCGTCTGCAGCGAATTGATGAGTTGTGGGGACGGTACGAGGAGACTTTGAATGACATCCAGGCTCACGATGACTTTGAGGATGAGGAAGGAGAGTTTGATGCGGCTAGGTTAGGGTATAGCGATAAGTTCTATGAGTGTAAGGCTTTTCTTATGGATAAGGTCAAGGAACTGGCGGGAGCTGATGATGTGGATTCGTCGATGCGAGGAAACGAGACGTTACCGCACGGGCATGGTACACTTGATCATGTTCGTTTGCCTCAAATCAAGCTCCAGACTTTCAACGGTGACATCGACGAGTGGATCAGCTTTCGTGACTTGTATACCTCCCTCATCCATAGAAAGACGGACTTGCCGGAAGTGGAGAAATTTCACTACTTGAAGGGCTGTCTTCAAGGTGAACCAAAGAACCTCATCGATCCCTTGAAGATAACTAAAGCAAACTACCTAGTGGCTTGGGATTTGCTGATTAAGAGGTACGATAACAGCAAGCTGTTGAAGAAGCGTCAAGTGCAAGCCTTATTCAACTTGCCAACACTATCTAAGGAGTCGGTAGTGAACTTGCATTCCCTGAAGGACTGGTTCGAAAGAGTTGTCCAGCACTTGGATCAAGTGGTTAAACCCGAGGAGTACAAGGATCTTCTACTTGTTAACTTGCTGACAACTCGGTTGGATCCTGAGACTCGAAGAGGATGGGAAGAGCATTCATCTACCAAGGAACAGGACACGTTGGCAGACCTCACCTATTTCATGCGTCGTCGGATACGAATCCTGGAATCACTCTCACCGAAGACTTCGGACAGCAATAGATCCCATCAATCGCAACAGCCATGA